A region from the Enoplosus armatus isolate fEnoArm2 chromosome 24, fEnoArm2.hap1, whole genome shotgun sequence genome encodes:
- the pcid2 gene encoding PCI domain-containing protein 2 isoform X2 gives MMFLSNQLFKIYFKINKLHLCKPLIRAIDSSNLKNDYSPAQKVTYKYYVGRKAMFDSDFKPAEEFLSYAFHHCHRSSQKNKRMILIYLLPVKMLLGHMPTHQLLRKYDLMQFADVTRGVSEGNLLLLNEALSKHETFFIRCGIFLILEKLKIITYRNLFKKVYLLLRTHQLPLDAFLVALKMMQVEDVDIDEVQCILANLIYMGHIKGYISHQHQKLVVSKQNPFPPLSSVS, from the exons ATCAATAAGCTGCACCTGTGTAAGCCTCTGATCAGAGCCATCGACAGCTCCAACCTGAAGAACGACTACAGTCCAGCTCAGAAGGTCACCTACAAATACTACGTGGGCCGCAAGGCCATGTTCGACAGCGACTTCAAGCCAG ccgAGGAGTTCCTGTCTTACGCCTTCCATCACTGTCATCGCTCCAGTCAGAAGAACAAGAGGATGATTCTCATCTACCTGCTGCCCGTCAAGATGCTGCTG GGTCACATGCCGACTCATCAGCTCCTCAGGAAGTACGACCTCATGCAGTTCGCCGACGTCACCAGAGGTGTCAG cgaggggaacctgctgctgctgaacgaGGCCTTGTCCAAGCACGAGACCTTCTTCATCCGCTGTGGGATCTTCCTCATCCTGGAGAAGCTCAAGATCATCACCTACAGGAACCTCTTCAAAAAAGT GTATCTGTTGCTGAGGACTCACCAGCTGCCCCTGGACGCCTTCCTGGTGGCTCTGAAGATGATGCAGGTGGAGGATGTCGACATTGACGAGGTGCAGTGTATCCTGGCCAACCTCATCTACAtg GGTCACATCAAAGGGTACATCTCCCATCAGCACCAGAAGCTTGTGGTCAGCAAACAGAATCCattccctcctctgtcctccgTCTCCTAG